The region ATTGCTTTGTCGACAAGAGCTGGTGCAAACCCCATTCCAATGAAGGATGATCTTAAATTAGTCCCAGACGAGCTTGCCACATCGTCCTACAGTGCAGCCAGAGAAGACAATGAATTATACAATAATTAAAGAAGTAAAGCTACAAAAGAAGTGGCCTCAAAGCTCATTCTTTTGGCATTAAACTTAACCAATACTTGATTTTCATCCAATACTTAACGAAGTCACTATGTTTCATTAACAAGAACCCTACCTCCCTGGGCATTGAAGGTAAATCATAATCCAAATTCTCATCCTTGGGTATAACTCCAGCATCATTTCCCAGTAAAAAGGAATCCTCATCATCTGAAATGTCCACTAGGTCTACATCACACTGCAATCAGAagaatttaatcaaaattttggattttttattttaattttaaaggcAGACAATTCATAGAACTATCAAATGttcattagtttgatattgtccgctttgggccaAGCCCCCACGTATTTGTTTTTATGTTACTCTCAAAAGGCTTCAAACTAATTAGGGTTGGACAACATTTATATATTACTTCTAAAATTGTCCATTCGCCGATATGGGATGATCTTTCAatccaacaaacctcccctcaaaccaaacATCGAGTCGTTCCGGGTCTGACTCTAAGTCGACACATCGAGTCGTTCTGGATCTGACTCTAAGCCTAACTCGAACATGAGTCATTTAGGGCCTGGGCTAACCCGAGTCTTTCAGAGCCCGACTCAAACCACCTCTACTCTGATGCCACTTGTTAGCACCGTCGATGgcacattagtttgatattgtctgcACGGATTTCTTTtggggtcactcccaaaaggcctcaaattAATTGAAATTGGACAACCCTAATATATAACTTCCCTCATTCTCCAATTTGAGATGGGTTTGCAACCCAACAATACAGAACAccaaagaaacaaaataaagcTCAAATAATTTACACTCTCACCATCTTAAAAATAAGTCTCGCGCCCAATCAATTGAAAGGACGAGCTTGTTTGTCGCACTAAACCTGCAATTCAGAATGGCATTACACGGTAAGCATGGAAACAGaaaacaatcaacaaaatccaAATTGAGAATCACATTTTACCAGCtgcaaattttaagaaaaaaaataataaattgagcAGCATTTTGAGTGCATGCAAATTAACTCATTAAAAAGTAGTACATCTATGACGAAAAATCATTGCTTTTTTCGACTTGATTTGCTCAGCAAAAAAAAAAGGTAGAtatagaaataaaatcagagatataaatgaaaatgaaaatgaaagtgaaaatgaaaataaatggaAGAACCACAATTAACGGGGAGAAGCATAAAGTACTAACGGCGGCAGAGAGATCGGCGCGTGGGGAATCGCCGCGGTGGGGAAATATAATTTCGTAGTTGTAATGAGTTCTGGGCTGAGTACTGAATAAAAGTGAAAAGCTGGGAATTATAGAATTTATTGACCCTCTTTTAGGAATGAGAGGACACGCAAACGACGcctaaactttaaaaatgtCAGGATGGTCCCTTAATTAAGTcgtaataatatttataatacttTTTTATAATCCATCAGAAATTTTGTACTAAAAATACCCCTGATGCATAAAGAGCATTTTTGGATAtgcatataatatttttttatagtatgaatacctaaaatgatacttctgttttttacttcactttttcaatcactttacGCCAAATACTCTTTCTCTCTGTCacttaaattattataaattaaaaaactaaaataaaaaataatagtatgaaattcttaaatgtattaataataaaaaatttataaatttaatcatcaaaataatttataactaaatttaattttgattttgatttaaatatttttttaatattaaaaattaaattttctaaagtccaaatttttttaattttatattaaaaaataattagatcacaatcaaaattaaatttagctataggttattttaaaattatatttataatattatttttataattaatttatataaaaatttcatagtattttttattttaatttttttattttctaaaagttttagaaatagaaagagaaaaaagatcTGATATaaagtgaaatgaaaaaatatcatttcagatactcaaactataagaaaatatcatattcaatactcaagagagagataaaaaatatcatatccaatacctagatatgaaagtcTAAAAATGCCCTTTATGCCTTTAGGGCATTTTTTAtgcaaaattgtgatgaatagtgaaaaagtaccatAGATGCGATTATACCTTAGTTCACGGACTACccataatatttttaaagttcatgtACGTTTTCATGCGAAACGCATAGTTTATGGACCACTTGCGAAGTTCACTCTTTAGAAAAAATCGtcctaataaaaaaatgaatagtagtaataattatttaaattaatctaAGTTTGGAATTGTAATATTAAATGTGAATCTCAGCTTTTCTCAATTTCTCATTTATGCATAAATGGGCATCGATTAATACtaaaaatgacaatataatagcagaaaaaaagaagaaaataaaagaataaatataaccaattttaataaaatgctttattttgatttttgaactTTAACTTTGACTAAATTTGGTAATTAAATGGTTATTATTCCTAAAAATGAACAAGACAAATTCGTTGACAGATCCCTTGAGTTAATTAATATCTCAAATTATCCCATTATTGTATGATTACTACTCATTTTCCATAGTCGGACCGGGCCGATATATTTTCTCTTGATTTGACCAATAGTACTACCTCATGTCCCCTCATGGCCGAGAGTTCAAAATGTTTCTTTTGGACacgaaatttttaaaaaattatacttataaagtagatgggaaaataaagtatgagagaaaaaaagttgaTGAGTGAAGATacaataaaataggagagagaataaaataaaagagcaaaaatgtataatactcaaattttaactaaaaaagtAAATAACTCATTTCTGTTAGTAAATAACTCATTTTTAGAGCAATTatgttagtattaattttacGAAATACATACTACTTTTATACTAATACCActttatttatgtatataaCCGTGCCCAAAAACTTAATCCATGCTGGACTGAAAGTCTGaaaccatttttcttttttgtttttgtagttgtttttcttttcctttggATGAAATTTTAGTAATCCAAATAGTgtaaaaataaatgagaaatcAAATTTCTGTAAATAATTATTGGACATTTATGGACAGTGTCAGTGACAGGGCGGCTTAAACAATGTTTTTGTTATAGGTTGACTGAACTGTTTTGTACGGTTACGAAGCGATTCCAATTCGTGGAAGGTGCAAGTTTTGACACCTTTTTTAGCGCCACCAATTTCTCGAATATTATTCATTCGCACAACTGCGAATTAAAGAACCATGAAACTCGAgtcaaaatattaaatagacACGTACATAACCAGACCGTTTACATATGTATTTACCTTAGGGTAACCATTTCTTCTCTACCTAAAATATTTCATACTACCTGACCAGATTCATCAGAAACATAAAATTGAAGGAATAATAACAATACAATTTAAAGAAACAAATCTTACAACACAACATGAACTATGAAGTTATTCAGAGAGAGAGTGCATGAacgtaaattttttattttctttttctcttggaTATAACTTCTGTAAAGATGGAAACCAAAAGGCAAAAAACAAGGAGTTAAACGGGAAATAGAAAAGCAGCATCACCCTCAGCCAAAAGACCAAGGCCACCCCACTCCCGctaaagaaaatggaaaaaaataacaTCAGTATTTAACGTTTCAATTTAGTTAAATGGAATCTCTTCATTCTTCTCACCCAGACgaaagagagatgaagaaaacTGTGCGCCATCCACCCCCGGAGGTTCTGATGCTGAAATTCCAAAACAGAAGCCATGACCGAGTATGATACACTCAATTATACAATAGAAACGCAGAGCTCCCCGGGgactttgtaaacaacatttcAAACAATTAGGTAAACCATCCAAATCCACCTTCATGCAGCataaccccccccccccacaaaTGCACCGTCCCCCTTCACCTACTCATGTAGGAGATTTCTTGGATCCAGAGGAATTGTTCCGACTGTCAAAAAACCAGAAGACTCCGTATCAACAACTTTGACCGGCATTGACCCTATAGTGACAACATTTACCATCTCACTGTTTGTTTTGTTAGATACTGCCCCAGTAGGCCCTGAACCCGGCTCATCTGAATGTATGTTCAATCCGCTAATTTTAAGTTCATCAACTGCATTCGGCACTTTATCCACTAAGCCTTCACAGCTCCCAGGGACACTTGCTACATTGTATGGATTAGTACCCGAGGAATTTTTCCCTTTGGGCTCAACATGGTCGTTCGTGGAGCAAGTTGACACAGCACTTGAAGGAACTTCCTTTTTGTTCGCCATACTTGAATTATTGGTATTTTGTTTGGCAGCATTTACATCGCTAATAGGGGGAAAATCGTGAACCGTCTGAAGCTTGCGAGGAGGATCCAATAATGGACCAAGATATGGATTTTCATAGCTCTTAATGAAAAGCCTAGCTCTCTCTCCCTGCAAAATCCGCTGTCGATTTTCATAGTACATGAAGTCATCAAGTAGGGATGTCTTTGACGTATGACCTTTGAATATTTTAAGCATTTCCAAGCCCTTCTTGAAGCTTATCTGAAAATCATCATAAACATAATTCACGGTAAATTATTTATACCAGAAATCTGACAGAAACTTATTTAACATACAATACAACTGCATAAGCAATATTTTTTCATTCCAACACCCTAACCTTGCACAGTTCAGCACAACCGACTAGCACGCCATATGTTTAAAAATAGTATGGCTTCTTTTCTACTGAGTAACTATCATATGAAAACTAGGAGTGCATAATCTAACTACTAAGGTTGCACCTAATAGGGCTTTTGATGAAATGGGAGCtttaaaaaaagcaaaataaaacaCTTCTTCACACAATATATGGTTTAGCACTTGGCTTTTAACAATATATAGGACAAAGAAGTGACAGCTATAAATACCTCTTGTGTGTCTCTGCTGTTAGTCACTGGCTTGTTCTCATTGTTCTCCAATATGATGTGCCTAAAATTTGGGTTTGGCAAATCTTTTATGATGTGCCACTTCACAGGAAAGCTTCCGCTCCATTTATCTTGCTGCCAGAAATCCATATCTCTATGGAAATCCACTGGGCCAGTCATTTCTGCAATACCACAGAACTGGCCACTAGCATTAACCTTAATTTCACAGAGAGAGAATGTATCAGTCAATACCATCACATGAATTAAGGTTAATAAAATACTCAATCTCATAAAAACATCAAACAAATCATTAGGAAGTAGCTTTAAGTATAGTGTGCAAAAACAATTACTGACAgaaaagaagaggaagatggGGCAGCCTCTAGAGTCTCCAACAGATATTCTCTTGGCATCTTCATATGCAGCATTAAGCTTCTTGTTTCCATTGGGAGTGGACGACCACACATTATACTTGATACTCTTATGCACATCATCCTCGCTATATGACTTGATTACGAAAAACTTTGCATTTGCATATTCCACTGGAAAATCAATTCTGTTATAATGATCTCTAGAGATAATGATGTTTCCTTGTGCATCAGGATTTCCAGCCCTTGTAGTATAGGCTTTAACAACCAATTGATTCTTTGATTTGCTCATCCTGGACTCACTATTCTGGTTGCTCAATATATCAGGACCAGCTCTTTCATCAAGAGCCCTCCCACTGAATATGTTGGGCTTCACTTTATTTACAGATGCATGAGAATAATTGCTCGATTCGAAAGTAGATGATCCATTTCCAGAGGTAAAAGCAGTCTTCAACTGACTACTGACAGCTGATGCTTTACCACGTAAACCATTCTCTGTGCCTTGAGGGCCTCtaatctaaaaataaaattttgcaggAAAGGTATAAGCAATGGGTGCAATAACAATAGCAACTATCCACAAAGACACAGCTAGTtctataaaagataaaaaatgaACTCTGACCTGGGAAATCTGCTGTGCAGCTTGACTTGTAATACTACCAGAAGTATTACTTGATGGATGCTGCTTGCCAGTCCCCACATTCACCCTACCTTCAGACGTCTTCACGAAGGAGTTTTTTCGACCAGAGGCATCACCCATTGCGCTTAATGAGGAATTAGGAGTATTCTGAGCCGAATTACGTTTAGAACCTAGACCATCAGCCTTGTTAAAAGATCCACCAGTATCAATGAATGAATCTACAGTCCCATTAGCAACAACATCAGGCCTTGGCTGGAAAACTACAGGCAGGTATGACGCCGATGTTACAGGATTTTCATATGAGGGAAGGGCATAGTATTGTTGTGCTGGTATAATTGATCCATCAGCTCCTATTACAGCACCAGGAATATAAGGATTGTATGGGTTAAAAGGAGTTTGCCCATATCCATAATTGGGAGAATAATATGCATATGGCATGTTCTCATTTGCCGCAACCTGTGAGAAAAGAACTAGATTTAATATCTTTAAACCCCATGGAGTATAAAAATGTGTATTACAAGTAAGATACTCACTGTATAATGAATGTCTTGATTGTCTACACCGAAAAACCTATGCTGATCTTCCCACTCCATGGTTGGTTCATAGCCTAAAAAACATAGGAATTGTCATTACATTCAAGGTACCTAACACCACTTCTTATACTGCCAACTCATTCTATCAGTGAGTATTAAAGTATTATATGCAACTCAACTTTGATACGGgaagtaaaatcaaattatACCTGTACAGATGTACCCATAGTTGGTTCCAGTAGGATAATACAAGCCCTGGTCGATAATATAGTCAGGTGCTCCCTCGTTATACATGGATCCGTATAGTCCAAACTGATCAGGCTGTGGGTTTGACTCAGCACCTTGAatctatgaaaataaaaaatggttatagttagaagaaagaaaaatgatATCTAAAATGTATGAAAAGAACGAAGCAAGAGAAGCACGCACACAAGGTTGCCCCCCTTTAAATGGAGAATTGAACATATGACCAGACATAATGGAAGACTAAGCTATAAAAATTACCAGGTAAGTATCAGCAAGTCCTTGATCAGGAACTTTGTACACTTCCATCCCAGGACTTGCCACCCTAAAAAGACAAACTGCTATTTTTAAGACATGGTAGCTACAGGAAGGACTGTAGCCTTGGTTCTAAAACATCAATTATAGCAAATAAGTGTGATGACAAAAAGAAAATCAGATATCAAACTTCAACTAGAAGAcctaaattaaagaaaattacatttaaaGCCACCAGAGGAATTGaaaataaagcaccaattattGCAACATGTGAATGTTACATGAGTAGCAAATTTAGGAGCGCGCAGTCATAATATTGCGACCGGCCTTAATGTGGCTTCGATTTCTTATACTTAGGATTATAACTATAACATCCCTATGAAGCAAAAAATAATTTCCTGTCAACCAACTACTACATAGCAGTGACTAACAGCCTTATTAAAGGTCAAGCGCAATGGAAAGAAAGACAATGAGTTCAGCTAGTGAGAGCTCAACACCACTACAATCCCAACATTGCAATCACCCAAAACAAAATCTTACTGCGTAACCCCCTCCGCAAGAAACCCTAAAATTCATGAGCACATTCTCTTTACtgaacaaaatttataaaaaaaaaagttcgcAATCCGATCAATCTACAGCAAAGGAAACACGGTCAACGCTCACAACTCCCCCTAACTAAATAGAGCTATCGACAAAAACACGATCCGCGCAGAAACATTCAGGCATAAAAATAAACaggaattaaaattaaattcagAACACGTGAATAAACCTAAAAATCATAAGAACGTGGAATCTtcaaacaaagaacaaaagaaaaTAGGGATAGGACGGAAGAGAAACGCACCGAA is a window of Salvia splendens isolate huo1 chromosome 3, SspV2, whole genome shotgun sequence DNA encoding:
- the LOC121796044 gene encoding YTH domain-containing protein ECT4-like isoform X1 — translated: MEVYKVPDQGLADTYLIQGAESNPQPDQFGLYGSMYNEGAPDYIIDQGLYYPTGTNYGYICTGYEPTMEWEDQHRFFGVDNQDIHYTVAANENMPYAYYSPNYGYGQTPFNPYNPYIPGAVIGADGSIIPAQQYYALPSYENPVTSASYLPVVFQPRPDVVANGTVDSFIDTGGSFNKADGLGSKRNSAQNTPNSSLSAMGDASGRKNSFVKTSEGRVNVGTGKQHPSSNTSGSITSQAAQQISQIRGPQGTENGLRGKASAVSSQLKTAFTSGNGSSTFESSNYSHASVNKVKPNIFSGRALDERAGPDILSNQNSESRMSKSKNQLVVKAYTTRAGNPDAQGNIIISRDHYNRIDFPVEYANAKFFVIKSYSEDDVHKSIKYNVWSSTPNGNKKLNAAYEDAKRISVGDSRGCPIFLFFSVSNCFCTLYLKLLPNDLFDVFMRLSILLTLIHVMVLTDTFSLCEIKVNASGQFCGIAEMTGPVDFHRDMDFWQQDKWSGSFPVKWHIIKDLPNPNFRHIILENNENKPVTNSRDTQEISFKKGLEMLKIFKGHTSKTSLLDDFMYYENRQRILQGERARLFIKSYENPYLGPLLDPPRKLQTVHDFPPISDVNAAKQNTNNSSMANKKEVPSSAVSTCSTNDHVEPKGKNSSGTNPYNVASVPGSCEGLVDKVPNAVDELKISGLNIHSDEPGSGPTGAVSNKTNSEMVNVVTIGSMPVKVVDTESSGFLTVGTIPLDPRNLLHE
- the LOC121796044 gene encoding YTH domain-containing protein ECT4-like isoform X2, with protein sequence MYNEGAPDYIIDQGLYYPTGTNYGYICTGYEPTMEWEDQHRFFGVDNQDIHYTVAANENMPYAYYSPNYGYGQTPFNPYNPYIPGAVIGADGSIIPAQQYYALPSYENPVTSASYLPVVFQPRPDVVANGTVDSFIDTGGSFNKADGLGSKRNSAQNTPNSSLSAMGDASGRKNSFVKTSEGRVNVGTGKQHPSSNTSGSITSQAAQQISQIRGPQGTENGLRGKASAVSSQLKTAFTSGNGSSTFESSNYSHASVNKVKPNIFSGRALDERAGPDILSNQNSESRMSKSKNQLVVKAYTTRAGNPDAQGNIIISRDHYNRIDFPVEYANAKFFVIKSYSEDDVHKSIKYNVWSSTPNGNKKLNAAYEDAKRISVGDSRGCPIFLFFSVSNCFCTLYLKLLPNDLFDVFMRLSILLTLIHVMVLTDTFSLCEIKVNASGQFCGIAEMTGPVDFHRDMDFWQQDKWSGSFPVKWHIIKDLPNPNFRHIILENNENKPVTNSRDTQEISFKKGLEMLKIFKGHTSKTSLLDDFMYYENRQRILQGERARLFIKSYENPYLGPLLDPPRKLQTVHDFPPISDVNAAKQNTNNSSMANKKEVPSSAVSTCSTNDHVEPKGKNSSGTNPYNVASVPGSCEGLVDKVPNAVDELKISGLNIHSDEPGSGPTGAVSNKTNSEMVNVVTIGSMPVKVVDTESSGFLTVGTIPLDPRNLLHE
- the LOC121796044 gene encoding YTH domain-containing protein ECT4-like isoform X3, translating into MEVYKVPDQGLADTYLIQGAESNPQPDQFGLYGSMYNEGAPDYIIDQGLYYPTGTNYGYICTGYEPTMEWEDQHRFFGVDNQDIHYTVAANENMPYAYYSPNYGYGQTPFNPYNPYIPGAVIGADGSIIPAQQYYALPSYENPVTSASYLPVVFQPRPDVVANGTVDSFIDTGGSFNKADGLGSKRNSAQNTPNSSLSAMGDASGRKNSFVKTSEGRVNVGTGKQHPSSNTSGSITSQAAQQISQIRGPQGTENGLRGKASAVSSQLKTAFTSGNGSSTFESSNYSHASVNKVKPNIFSGRALDERAGPDILSNQNSESRMSKSKNQLVVKAYTTRAGNPDAQGNIIISRDHYNRIDFPVEYANAKFFVIKSYSEDDVHKSIKYNVWSSTPNGNKKLNAAYEDAKRISVGDSRGCPIFLFFSVNASGQFCGIAEMTGPVDFHRDMDFWQQDKWSGSFPVKWHIIKDLPNPNFRHIILENNENKPVTNSRDTQEISFKKGLEMLKIFKGHTSKTSLLDDFMYYENRQRILQGERARLFIKSYENPYLGPLLDPPRKLQTVHDFPPISDVNAAKQNTNNSSMANKKEVPSSAVSTCSTNDHVEPKGKNSSGTNPYNVASVPGSCEGLVDKVPNAVDELKISGLNIHSDEPGSGPTGAVSNKTNSEMVNVVTIGSMPVKVVDTESSGFLTVGTIPLDPRNLLHE